One genomic window of Glycine soja cultivar W05 chromosome 9, ASM419377v2, whole genome shotgun sequence includes the following:
- the LOC114425641 gene encoding uncharacterized protein LOC114425641, with protein sequence MASTSAVSLAMPVTYASQKRVLVPSSDALFLKPLPLRSYSSKAMAASKVPNGRFQVRASMKEKVVTGLTAAAFTASMMAPDVAEAAVSPSLKNFLLSIAAGGVVVAAIIGAVVGVSNFDPVKRS encoded by the coding sequence atGGCTTCCACTTCTGCAGTTTCATTGGCTATGCCAGTAACTTATGCCAGCCAGAAGAGGGTACTGGTGCCTAGCTCTGATGCATTATTCCTCAAGCCACTGCCTCTACGTTCTTATTCTTCCAAGGCAATGGCAGCATCAAAAGTACCCAATGGAAGGTTTCAGGTGAGGGCTTCCATGAAGGAGAAAGTTGTGACAGGGCTCACAGCAGCTGCATTCACAGCCTCAATGATGGCTCCTGATGTGGCCGAGGCCGCCGTTTCGCCTTCTCTCAAGAACTTCTTGCTCAGCATCGCCGCCGgtggtgttgttgttgctgccaTTATCGGTGCGGTGGTCGGGGTTTCCAATTTCGATCCCGTCAAGCGAAGCTGA